A single genomic interval of Capricornis sumatraensis isolate serow.1 chromosome 11, serow.2, whole genome shotgun sequence harbors:
- the SCRIB gene encoding protein scribble homolog isoform X4: protein MLKCIPLWRCNRHVESVDKRHCSLQAVPEEIYRYSRSLEELLLDANQLRELPKPFFRLLNLRKLGLSDNEIQRLPPEVANFMQLVELDVSRNDIPEIPESIKFCKALEIADFSGNPLSRLPEGFTQLRSLAHLALNDVSLQALPGDVGNLANLVTLELRENLLKSLPASLSFLVKLEQLDLGGNDLEVLPDTLGALPNLRELWLDRNQLSALPPELGNLRRLVCLDVSENRLEELPAELGGLVLLTDLLLSQNLLQRLPDGIGQLKQLSILKVDQNRLCEVTEAIGDCENLSELILTENLLTALPHSLGKLTKLTNLNVDRNHLEALPPEIGGCVALSVLSLRDNRLAVLPPELAHTAELHVLDVAGNRLQSLPFALTHLNLKALWLAENQAQPMLRFQTEDDTQTGEKVLTCYLLPQQPLPSLEDPGLQSSPSESWGDAPLSRVSVIQFLEAPVGDDDPEEAAAEKRGLQRRATPHPSELKVMKRGVERRSEATSCRPDPVPPSLSEEEKRLSTESGLSADSHLSAGTASQGEPEGLLAEEEGLSQQEPMPATQEEVMEETYEEPTVRFAEDTLLLPREDGESEEGQPEAPWPLPGGRQRLIRKDTPHYKKHFKISKLPQPEAVVALLQGTPPDSEGPVGAGSWHNGPHMSWAPRAEEEEEEDEAEEEEEGEAAVAAEEEKAVASAPSVKGVSFDQANNLLIEPARIEEEELTLTIVRQTGGLGISIAGGKGSTPYKGDDEGIFISRVSEEGPAARAGVRVGDKLLEVNGVALQEAEHQQAVEALRGAGATVHMRLWRERMVEPENAVTVTALRPEDDYSPRERRGGGLRLPLLPPEPPGPPRQRHVACLVRSEKGLGFSIAGGKGSTPYRAGDGGIFISRIAEGGAAHRAGTLQVGDRVLSINGVDMTEARHDHAVSLLTAASPTIALLLEREAGGPLAPSPPPHSPLPPTAAPAAPGEPGPLRLPPGLLAAALEGPYPVEEICLPRAGGPLGLSIVGGSDHSSHPFGVQEPGVFISKVLPRGLAARSGLRVGDRILAVNGQDVREATHQEAVSALLRPCLELVLLVRRDPPPPGMRELCIQKAPGERLGISIRGGAKGHAGNPCDPTDEGIFISKVSPSGAAGRDGRLRVGLRLLEVNQQSLLGLTHGEAVQLLRSVGDTLTVLVCDGFDTSAATPEVSPGIIANPFAAGLGRRNSLESISSIDRELSPEGSGKVRAARSQQPLGWKPEAVGPDHCLLCSQEKELPGQIPLWGPEATVLPAASGEMAEPPCSPGHQQVSTHGGGAVFRVRSSGEGARAHTFPSCHPTGGWPAGPFLAQLAGITGCGAPCGLLGRGEWGSGQPSPVPGGFAPICLHVWEFPGATPPCPESPTCLQRLLGSAAWGGPGLVAGLGQTLKCQLGAQRPASAPS, encoded by the exons ATGCTCAAGTGCATCCCGCTCTGGCGCTGCAACCGGCACGTGGAGTCGGTGGACAAGCGGCACTGCTCGCTGCAGGCCGTGCCAGAGGAGATCTATCGGTACAGCCGCAGCCTGGAGGAACTGCTCCTCGACGCCAACCAGCTGCGCGAGCTGCCCAAG CCCTTCTTTAGGCTACTGAACCTGCGCAAGCTGGGCCTGAGCGACAACGAGATCCAGCGGTTGCCTCCGGAGGTGGCCAACTTCATGCAGCTGGTGGAGCTGGATGTGTCCCGGAATG ACATCCCTGAGATCCCCGAGAGCATCAAGTTCTGCAAAGCTCTGGAGATTGCTGACTTCAGTGGGAACCCCTTGTCTAG GCTCCCTGAAGGCTTCACTCAGCTACGCAGTCTGGCTCACCTGGCGCTGAATGACGTGTCCCTGCAGGCGCTGCCTGGGGACGTGGGCAA CCTCGCCAACCTGGTGACCCTGGAGCTCCGGGAGAATCTGCTCAAGTCCCTGCCTGC GTCCCTGTCTTTCCTGGTTAAGCTGGAACAGCTGGATTTGGGAGGCAACGATCTGGAAGTGCTG CCTGACACCCTGGGAGCCCTGCCCAACCTGCGGGAGCTGTGGCTGGACCGGAACCAGCTATCGGCCCTGCCCCCG GAGCTTGGGAATCTGCGGCGCCTGGTGTGCCTGGATGTGTCTGAGAACCGCCTGGAGGAGCTGCCCGCGGAGCTTGGGGGGCTGGTGCTGCTCACTGACCTGCTGCTCTCACAGAACCTGCTGCAGCGGCTTCCAGACGGCattg GTCAGCTGAAGCAGTTGTCCATCTTGAAGGTGGACCAGAATCGCCTGTGCGAGGTGACAGAAGCCATCGGGGACTGTGAGAACCTGTCGGAGCTGATCCTCACTGAGAACCTGCTGACG GCCCTGCCCCACTCCCTGGGGAAACTGACCAAGCTGACCAACCTCAACGTGGACCGCAACCACCTAGAGGCACTGCCGCCTGAGATTGGGGGCTGCGTGGCACTCAGCGTCCTCTCTTTGAGGGACAACCGCCTGGCCGTCCTGCCGCCAGAGCTCGCCCACACGGCTGAGCTACACGTGCTGGATGTGGCGGGCAACCG cctgcagAGTCTGCCCTTCGCACTCACGCACCTCAACCTGAAGGCCTTGTGGCTAGCGGAGAACCAGGCGCAGCCCATGCTTCGGTTCCAGACTGAGGATGACACCCAGACGGGCGAGAAGGTGCTCACCTGCTACCTGCTGCCACAGCAGCCCCTGCCCAGCCTCG AGGACCCTGGGCTGCAGAGCAGCCCTTCGGAAAGCTGGGGAGATGCCCCGCTCAGCCGTGTCAGCGTCATCCAGTTCCTGGAGGCCCCCGTGGGCGACGACGACCCAGAGGAAGCCGCTGCTGagaaacgg GGCCTGCAGCGTCGGGCTACGCCACACCCCAGCGAGCTCAAGGTGATGAAGAGGGGTGTGGAGCGCCGGAGCGAAGCCACCTCTTGCAGGCCTGACCCTGTGCCACCCTCACTCTCTGAGGAG GAgaagaggctgagcactgagTCTGGCCTGAGTGCAGACTCACACCTGTCTGCCGGCACAGCCTCCCAGGGCGAGCCTGAGGGCCTGCTGGCCGAGGAGGAGGGGCTGAGCCAGCAGGAACCCATGCCAGCCACCCAGGAGGAGGTCATGGAGGAGACCTACGAGGAG CCCACTGTGCGCTTCGCGGAGGACACGCTGCTCCTGCCCAGGGAGGACGGCGAGAGCGAGGAGGGCCAGCCAGAGGCGCCCTGGCCCCTGCCAGGGGGCAGACAAAGGCTCATCCGCAAGGACACGCCCCACTATAAGAAGCACTTCAAGATCTCCAAGCTGCCCCAGCCCGAGGCCGTGGTGGCCCTCCTGCAAGGGACACCGCCAGACAGTGAGGGCCCAGTGGGGGCTGGGAGCTGGCACAACGGCCCCCACATGTCCTGGGCTCCGCGAgcggaagaggaggaggaagaagacgaggctgaggaggaagaggagggggaggcggcggtggcagcagaggaggagaaggcagtggcctcTGCGCCCTCTGTCAAG GGGGTGTCGTTTGACCAGGCCAATAACCTGCTGATAGAGCCCGCTCGCATTGAGGAGGAAGAG CTGACGCTCACCATCGTGCGGCAGACGGGGGGCCTGGGTATCAGCATTGCGGGTGGCAAGGGCTCCACGCCCTACAAGGGAGATGACGAG GGCATTTTCATCTCCCGGGTGTCTGAGGAGGGCCCTGCGGCTCGGGCTGGGGTCCGAGTAGGCGACAAGCTCCTCGAG GTGAACGGCGTGGCCCTGCAGGAAGCGGAGCACCAGCAGGCCGTGGAGGCGCTGCGTGGGGCGGGTGCCACCGTGCACATGCGGCTATGGCGGGAGCGCATGGTGGAGCCTGAGAACGCGGTTACCGTCACAGCCCTGCGGCCTGAGGATGACTACAGCCCGCGGGAGCGGCGCGGGGGCGGCCTGCGCTTGCCCCTGCTCCCGCCCGAGCCCCCCGGGCCGCCCCGCCAGCGCCACGTGGCCTGTCTCGTGCGCAGTGAAAAGGGGCTGGGTTTCAGCATTGCAGGCGGGAAAGGGTCCACACCCTACCGGGCCGGTGACGGG GGCATCTTCATCTCCCGCATCGCTGAGGGGGGCGCCGCCCACCGGGCAGGCACCCTGCAGGTCGGCGACCGAGTCCTTTCC ATCAACGGGGTGGACATGACCGAGGCCAGGCACGACCACGCCGTCTCCCTGCTGACCGCTGCCTCGCCCACCATCGCCCTGCTGCTGGAGCGGGAGGCTGGGGGGCCCCTCGCCCCGAGCCCTCCCCCCCACTCCCCCTTGCCCCCCACTGCTGCCCCTGCCGCCCCAGGGGAGCCCGGGCCTCTGAGGCTGCCCCCTGGTCTGCTGGCCGCTGCCCTGGAGGGGCCGTACCCAGTGGAG GAGATCTGTCTGCCCAGAGCGGGGGGCCCCTTGGGGCTCAGCATCGTTGGGGGGTCCGACCACTCCAGCCACCCATTCGGTGTCCAGGAGCCCGgcgtgttcatttccaag GTGCTCCCACGGGGCCTGGCTGCACGCAGTGGCCTGCGGGTCGGGGACCGCATCCTGGCAGTGAACGGGCAGGACGTGCGGGAGGCCACACACCAGGAAGCAGTCAGCGCCCTGCTCCGGCCCTGCCTGGAGCTGGTGCTGCTTGTGCGGAGGGACCCACCGCCCCCGGGCATGCGGGAGCTCTGCATCCAGAAGGCCCCCGGGGAGAGGCTGGGCATCAGCATCCGTGGGGGCGCCAAAGGCCACGCCGGGAACCCCTGCGACCCCACCGATGAGGGGATCTTCATCTCCAAG GTGAGCCCCTCAGGAGCAGCTGGGCGAGACGGCCGTCTGCGGGTTGGACTGCGGCTGCTAGAGGTGAACCAGCAGAGCCTGCTGGGTCTGACGCACGGAGAGGCCGTGCAGCTGCTGCGCAGCGTGGGCGACACCCTGACCGTGCTGGTCTGCGACGGCTTCGACACCAGCGCTGCCACCCCTGAG gTGTCCCCAGGCATCATCGCCAACCCCTTTGCGGCTGGCCTTGGCCGCCGGAACAGCCTGGAAAGCATCTCCTCCATCGACCGGGAGCTGAGCCCCGAGGGCTCCGGCAAGGTCAGAGCCGCCCGCAGCCAGCAGCCCCTGGGCTGGAAGCCTGAGGCCGTCGGCCCCGACCACTGTCTCCTCTGCTCACAGGAGAAGGAGCTGCCCGGACAGATCCCACTGTGGGGCCCGGAGGCCACG GTGCTGCCTGCGGCAAGTGGAGAGATGGCTGAGCCCCCCTGCTCCCCTGGCCACCAGCAGGTGAGTACACATGGTGGGGGTGCTGTGTTCAGAGTCCGCTCCTCTGGGGAGGGTGCCAGGGCACACACCTTCCCCAGCTGCCATCCCACAGGGGGATGGCCTGCAGGCCCCTTCCTGGCCCAGCTGGCTGGTATCACGGGCTGCGGAGCTCCCTGTGGCCTCCTGGGTAGAGGGGAATGGGGGTCAGGGCAGCCTTCCCCAGTGCCTGGCGGTTTTGCCCCCATCTGTCTTCATGTCTGGGAGTTCCCGGGGGCCACTCCACCCTGCCCCGAGTCCCCCACCTGCCTGCAGAGGCTCCTCGGTTCTGCTGCGTGGGGAGGGCCAGGCCTGGTGGCAGGGTTGGGGCAGACACTGAAGTGCCAGCTTGGAGCTCAGCGCCCAGCCTCTGCCCCTTCCTGA